One stretch of Nicotiana tabacum cultivar K326 chromosome 18, ASM71507v2, whole genome shotgun sequence DNA includes these proteins:
- the LOC107805849 gene encoding uncharacterized protein LOC107805849, translating into MPGYTKMMKDLMSRKFDFQDLATVTLTQTCSAAVTRPVAEKLSDPGSFTIPCTIGNFAFAKALCDLGANINLMPLVIYKRLGIWRARPISMLLQLADRTMKRPFGILDDVLIQVQQLLQGISEEAKPKYEGSGEEGEYVSKWVEAAALPTNDAKVVVGFLKKNIFTRFRTPRAIISDGGTHFCNRAFEKLLAKYDVHHKTPIGMLPYKLVFGKACNLPVELEHKAWWALKQLNLNMEDAGPSRVTELHELEEFMYLAFESTRLYKERMKRLHDQNIVERNFKPGDMERLEVATENDSRTFRVNGHRLKLYVGTMAPKRQRRRVGTSQQLTYDESRF; encoded by the exons ATGCCTGGATACACAAAAATGATGAAAGACTTGATGTCTCGGAAGTTTGacttccaagacttggccacggTGACACTTACTCAGACTTGCAGTGCAGCGGTAACTAGACCTGTTGCTGAAAAGCTCtctgatccagggagttttactattccatgcactattggaaACTTTGCTTTTGCGAAAGCACTCTGTGATTTAGGGGCCAACattaatcttatgcccctggTTATTTACAAGAGGTTGGGCATTTGGAGAGCTAGACCCATCTCTATGTTGTTGCAGCTAGCTGACAGGACTATGAAGCGTCCATTTGGGATCCTTGATGATGTGCTTATTCAG gtacAACAGCTTCTACAG ggaataTCAGAGGAGGCTAAACCCAaatatgaaggaagtggtgaagaaggag AATATGTGTCCAAGTGGGTGGAAGCTGCAGCGTTGCCCACCAATGATGCAAAAGTGGTGGTgggttttttaaagaaaaacatattcaccCGCTTTAGGACACCACGTGCAATTATCAGcgacggaggcactcacttctgcaatAGGGCCTTTGAAAAGTTGTTGGCTAAGTACGATGTGCACCACAAG ACACCAATTGGTATGTTaccatacaagttggtgtttgggaaggcctgTAACCTGCCTGTCGAACTTGAGCATAAAGCGTGGTGGGCACTGAAACAACTAAACTTAAACATGGAAGATGCGGGCCCATCAAGAGtcacagaattgcatgagctcgagGAGTTCATgtatcttgcttttgagagcacaaggttgtATAAAGAGAGAATGAAGAGGCTACATGATCAGAACATTGTGGAGCGAAATTTTAAACCGGGGGACatg GAGCGATTGGAAGTTGCCACTGAGAATGACTCtcgtacatttagagtcaatggtcataGATTGAAGTTGTATGTGG GTACTATGGCTCCCAAGAGGCAAAGGAGAAGAGTTGGCACATCTCAACAGCTGACATATGATGAGTCCAGGTTTTGA